A region from the Ptychodera flava strain L36383 chromosome 10, AS_Pfla_20210202, whole genome shotgun sequence genome encodes:
- the LOC139142284 gene encoding galactosylceramide sulfotransferase-like, with product MIFSVTVTVCNKTPYCHFNFLIISLISLFGIGYYTSSSVPLNFQNWQPLGSLSSNGIDENASSSENTSGDGNHYIQIAMTRSGDICRPQHNFVFIKTAKTGGSTLSSMLYRYGLKNNLLAALDPNNTAFIDTDDNGNLILKEYNCHNFSKYNFMASHVTYNRQAMDMVIENAKHFTILRSPVTHWKSHFYFGGKDKAYPNTSNPFQMYLKELYAGHDKGHTVRPHFNGYCNRFGISYGEDTQTMNRHLELLDNELDLVLLMEYYDESLILLKQLMCWDFEDILYYPMKVHKTKQPPITPEMTRQISQLARFDVRLYDYFNSSFWSKIENYHGDFQADLRKFKNLKQDVVNHCENIRHSQYCDQLMTDTKQMANYVRKRNAKQLSC from the exons ATGATATTTTCTGTTACAGTCACAGTTTGCAATAAGACGCCCTATTGCCACTTCAATTTCCTGATCATTAGCCTGATTTCTCTCTTTGGAATTGGGTACTACACAAGTTCTTCAGTGCCactgaattttcaaaactggCAACCTCT GGGATCTTTGTCATCCAATGGCATAGATGAAAATGCTTCATCTTCGGAAAATACCAGTGGCGATGGAAACCATTACATTCAAATAGCAATGACGCGTTCAGGAGACATTTGTCGGCCGCAACATAATTTCGTGTTCATAAAAACAGCCAAGACAGGAGGCAGCACACTTTCGAGCATGCTGTATCGATATGGACTGAAGAACAACTTGTTAGCAGCGTTGGATCCCAATAATACCGCATTTATAGACACTGATGATAATGGCAATCTTATTCTGAAAGAATACAATTGTCATAACTTTTCCAAATACAACTTTATGGCCAGTCATGTTACATATAATCGTCAAGCAATGGATATGGTGATCGAAAATGCAAAGCACTTTACTATTCTCAGGTCTCCTGTTACACATTGGAAATCGCATTTTTACTTTGGTGGAAAAGACAAAGCATACCCCAATACGTCAAATCCATTTCAAATGTACTTAAAGGAACTATATGCAGGGCATGACAAAGGCCACACTGTCAGACCACATTTTAATGGGTATTGTAATCGGTTTGGAATTTCATACGGAGAGGACACACAAACCATGAACAGACATTTGGAACTACTTGATAATGAACTTGACTTGGTTTTGCTCATGGAGTACTACGATGAATCACTAATACTACTGAAGCAATTAATGTGTTGGGACTTTGAGGACATTTTGTACTACCCTATGAAAGTACACAAGACAAAACAACCTCCAATCACTCCCGAAATGACAAGACAAATCAGCCAATTAGCACGCTTCGATGTAAGGCTATATGACTATTTTAATTCTTCATTTTGGTCTAAAATAGAAAACTACCATGGTGACTTCCAAGCGGACTTGCGaaagttcaaaaatttaaaacaggATGTAGTTAATCATTGTGAAAATATTAGGCATTCACAATATTGTGATCAACTTATGACAGACACAAAGCAAATGGCGAATTATGTGAGGAAAAGAAATGCAAAACAATTGTCTTGTTAG